A genome region from Alteripontixanthobacter maritimus includes the following:
- the rpsO gene encoding 30S ribosomal protein S15, translating into MSVAPDQKTKVIEENATSQGDTGSPEVQVAILTTRIQNLTDHFKKHHKDNHSRRGLLMMVNKRRSLLAYLKRKDLRRYNDLIKKLGLRK; encoded by the coding sequence ATGTCGGTAGCACCCGATCAGAAGACCAAAGTTATCGAGGAAAACGCAACTTCGCAGGGCGACACAGGCTCCCCCGAAGTGCAGGTCGCGATCCTCACCACCCGCATCCAGAACCTGACCGACCACTTCAAGAAGCACCACAAGGATAACCATTCCCGCCGTGGTCTGTTGATGATGGTCAACAAGCGTCGCAGCCTGCTGGCCTATCTCAAGCGGAAAGACCTGCGGCGCTACAACGACCTGATCAAGAAGCTGGGTCTGCGTAAATAA
- a CDS encoding spermidine synthase family protein has protein sequence MLPREPVDSAQIPGGGTLELVRHGKDYIIMLGRDELMGTRMQFSEEQLAELTLDRLDVPAPRILIGGYGMGFTYRAALARLPKEGRVVVAELVPEILDWAKGPLADLTGNTLDDPRGRVEIEDVSDLIGDASDRFQPLYDAILLDVDNGPDGLVRGDNNKLYSRTGLARARDALNPGGILAVWSAGPDPQFARRLKNARFEVEERVVKARPNNKGPRFTIWFARKASLTEQASDS, from the coding sequence ATGCTTCCACGCGAACCCGTCGACAGTGCGCAAATACCCGGTGGCGGTACGCTGGAGCTTGTTCGGCACGGCAAGGATTACATCATCATGCTCGGCCGCGACGAGTTGATGGGTACGCGGATGCAATTCAGTGAAGAGCAGCTGGCAGAGCTTACGCTGGACCGGCTCGACGTACCTGCACCGCGCATCCTGATCGGCGGTTACGGTATGGGCTTCACCTACCGTGCCGCTCTTGCGCGTCTGCCGAAAGAGGGGCGCGTGGTCGTAGCGGAACTCGTGCCGGAAATCCTCGATTGGGCAAAAGGTCCGCTGGCGGATCTTACCGGCAATACGCTCGACGATCCGCGCGGACGGGTAGAAATCGAAGATGTATCCGACCTGATCGGCGATGCCAGCGACCGGTTCCAGCCGCTATACGATGCGATCCTGCTGGATGTGGACAATGGGCCGGACGGATTGGTGCGGGGCGACAACAACAAGCTGTATTCGCGCACCGGCCTTGCCCGCGCGCGCGATGCACTGAACCCGGGCGGCATTTTGGCAGTCTGGTCCGCCGGACCGGACCCGCAATTTGCGCGCCGCCTGAAAAACGCGCGTTTCGAAGTCGAAGAACGGGTGGTAAAGGCGCGCCCCAACAACAAGGGTCCGCGTTTCACCATCTGGTTCGCGCGCAAGGCGAGCCTGACCGAGCAAGCGTCGGATAGCTGA
- a CDS encoding succinylglutamate desuccinylase/aspartoacylase family protein → MTDFDYESTSPSQPRKRTPKRDPFLLGGQSVVAGTSDTVDLPISRLSTRTEITMPVRVLHGAKPGPTLFVSAAVHGNEIVGVEMIRRVLKNVSVKRLAGTLLCIPVVNAYGFTAHSRYLPDGRDLNRVFPGTSKGSLAAQLANVFTEEIIKRSDYGIDLHSAGLNRENLPQIRYSPGNERASALADVFGAPAIIGSPLRAGSLRQTADENGCVMLLMESGEALRFDEFAIRIGVRGILRVMAHLEMGVRKQPEPAAFAVRSDGSRWVRADQGGIFRAIRPAGAMVAQNEQIGYISDPFGDHDTPVIAPMAGLIIGRSVMPVVNQGDALVHIARVMVPGTADARLTAIEEAAFDDPLFDEDEVL, encoded by the coding sequence ATGACCGATTTCGACTACGAGTCCACAAGCCCGTCGCAGCCGCGGAAGCGCACACCCAAGCGCGATCCATTCCTGTTAGGCGGACAAAGCGTTGTCGCGGGTACTTCCGACACGGTCGACCTTCCTATCAGCCGGCTGTCCACTCGCACCGAAATCACGATGCCCGTCCGTGTTCTCCATGGCGCAAAACCCGGCCCCACGCTATTCGTCAGTGCGGCGGTGCATGGCAACGAGATCGTCGGCGTGGAAATGATCCGGCGTGTGCTGAAGAACGTGTCGGTCAAACGTCTGGCAGGCACACTGTTATGCATCCCGGTGGTCAACGCCTACGGGTTCACCGCGCATAGTCGCTACCTCCCCGATGGTCGCGATCTGAACCGGGTGTTTCCCGGCACTTCCAAGGGCTCGCTTGCTGCGCAGCTTGCCAACGTGTTCACAGAAGAGATCATCAAGCGCAGCGATTACGGTATCGATCTGCATTCAGCCGGGTTGAACCGGGAAAATCTGCCGCAAATACGCTACAGCCCAGGCAATGAACGCGCGTCGGCGTTGGCGGACGTGTTCGGGGCGCCTGCCATTATCGGTTCACCCCTGCGCGCGGGATCGCTGCGGCAGACGGCGGACGAGAACGGGTGCGTGATGCTGCTGATGGAATCAGGCGAGGCGCTGCGCTTCGACGAATTTGCCATCCGGATTGGCGTACGCGGTATCCTGCGCGTGATGGCGCATTTGGAAATGGGCGTGCGCAAACAGCCCGAACCTGCCGCATTCGCCGTCCGCAGCGATGGCAGCCGCTGGGTCCGCGCCGATCAGGGTGGTATCTTCCGCGCCATCCGTCCTGCCGGCGCCATGGTCGCGCAGAACGAGCAGATAGGCTATATCAGCGATCCGTTTGGGGACCACGATACACCGGTCATCGCTCCCATGGCGGGGCTTATAATCGGCCGTAGCGTGATGCCTGTGGTCAATCAGGGCGATGCTCTGGTGCACATCGCGCGAGTGATGGTCCCCGGAACCGCCGATGCGCGCCTGACCGCAATTGAGGAAGCCGCATTCGACGACCCCCTGTTCGATGAAGACGAGGTGCTATAG
- a CDS encoding GcrA family cell cycle regulator has protein sequence MSWTPERTAKLQEMWEGGSTASQIAEALGEVTRNAVIGKAHRLGLKSRPSPVKANDKKAAKKPVAAKPAPKKAAPKHAPKRPAADTSVAAQSAPPSDVSAAQTGEAGSDTSSAKSAAARVPASGSNSPQPMPNPSNALPKIVSVGPGGFLRQGPGDQQPPIPPAPPRRLVPAKPSPEMAEKTSLLELSDKVCRWPMGHPGEADFHFCGVNVNPGFPYCVEHCGRAYQAQLPRGARRPPPPLPFGGPRVR, from the coding sequence GCCAAGCTACAGGAAATGTGGGAGGGCGGATCGACCGCCAGCCAGATTGCGGAAGCACTAGGTGAAGTGACGCGTAACGCGGTAATCGGCAAGGCACACCGTCTGGGCCTGAAATCTCGCCCTTCGCCGGTCAAGGCGAACGACAAGAAAGCGGCCAAGAAACCTGTTGCTGCGAAACCTGCACCAAAGAAAGCAGCACCCAAGCATGCGCCAAAAAGGCCGGCAGCCGATACCTCTGTCGCAGCTCAAAGCGCGCCGCCAAGCGATGTGAGCGCAGCGCAGACCGGAGAAGCAGGGTCCGATACTTCATCAGCGAAGTCTGCGGCGGCCCGTGTTCCGGCAAGTGGCAGCAACAGCCCGCAACCGATGCCCAATCCGTCCAACGCCCTGCCGAAGATCGTCTCGGTCGGTCCCGGAGGTTTCCTGCGGCAGGGTCCCGGCGACCAGCAACCGCCCATCCCGCCCGCTCCGCCCCGGCGTCTGGTGCCAGCGAAGCCAAGTCCGGAAATGGCTGAAAAGACCAGCCTGCTCGAACTATCGGACAAGGTGTGCCGCTGGCCGATGGGTCATCCAGGCGAGGCGGATTTCCACTTTTGTGGCGTCAATGTGAACCCCGGCTTCCCCTATTGCGTCGAACATTGCGGCCGGGCCTATCAGGCGCAGCTACCCCGCGGTGCCCGCCGTCCCCCGCCGCCCTTGCCATTCGGCGGACCGCGCGTTCGCTGA
- the truB gene encoding tRNA pseudouridine(55) synthase TruB gives MSGTESKTAPDDASTRLSGWLVIDKPRGMGSTPVVSAVKRALREGGYVKTKVGHGGTLDPLAQGVLPIALGEATKLAGRMLDASKTYEFTIQFGEETDTLDAEGAVISTSRRRPPMEAVAAVLELFTGAIEQMPPAYSALKVDGKRAYERARAGEDVVLKPRAVTIHSLELASDYTGSGDPSELETSFAQPDPYNPPPPLVSADSVTLIASVSKGTYIRSLARDIARALGTVGHVTYLRRTKAGPFAENQAISLDKLRETASGARLSDIILPLEAGLDDIPALNLAPEEAAAVRQGRVVTGMPQTDGLYFARLGTVPVALIEIVGGTVSIVRGFNFPDVAE, from the coding sequence ATGAGCGGGACAGAAAGCAAGACAGCGCCAGACGATGCCAGCACCCGGTTGTCCGGCTGGCTGGTGATCGACAAACCGCGCGGTATGGGCTCAACCCCTGTGGTGAGCGCGGTCAAGCGTGCCCTGCGCGAAGGCGGCTATGTCAAGACCAAGGTCGGACATGGCGGCACACTCGATCCCCTCGCGCAAGGCGTCTTGCCTATCGCGCTGGGTGAGGCGACTAAGCTGGCCGGGCGGATGCTCGATGCCAGCAAGACGTATGAATTCACCATCCAGTTCGGCGAGGAAACCGATACGCTTGATGCCGAGGGCGCGGTTATCTCCACCAGCCGCCGCCGCCCGCCAATGGAAGCGGTGGCTGCCGTGCTGGAGCTTTTCACCGGCGCAATCGAACAGATGCCGCCTGCCTATTCCGCGCTGAAAGTGGATGGCAAGCGCGCGTATGAACGGGCGCGGGCGGGCGAGGATGTGGTGCTGAAACCGCGCGCGGTCACCATCCATTCGCTTGAGTTGGCGAGCGATTACACCGGCAGCGGCGATCCTTCCGAACTGGAAACATCCTTCGCGCAGCCCGATCCCTACAACCCGCCGCCGCCACTGGTATCCGCCGACAGCGTCACGCTGATCGCCAGTGTCAGCAAGGGCACTTACATCCGCTCCCTTGCACGGGACATCGCACGCGCCCTTGGGACCGTGGGCCATGTGACCTATCTGAGGCGAACGAAGGCGGGACCGTTTGCCGAAAACCAAGCGATTTCGCTGGACAAATTGCGCGAAACAGCTAGTGGCGCGCGACTATCAGACATAATTCTGCCGCTTGAGGCGGGGCTGGACGACATCCCGGCTCTAAACCTCGCTCCGGAAGAGGCAGCTGCGGTCCGCCAGGGCCGTGTCGTAACCGGAATGCCCCAAACCGACGGGCTGTATTTTGCGCGGCTGGGCACTGTCCCTGTCGCCCTGATAGAGATCGTCGGCGGCACGGTAAGTATCGTGCGGGGTTTCAACTTTCCCGATGTCGCGGAGTAA
- a CDS encoding DUF1993 domain-containing protein, producing MPLSLHAAYVPSALQMLGTATKLVETAKNWSADNNMSEREMISARLYEDMLPFSYQVKCVAEHTQGSVEGVRAGVYSPDLNPPPATFDALREKLAGATQFLQGLDKAELESFIDQPMRFEFKDRKLNFTADQFLLSFSQPNYYFHCSTAYGIMRSLGVPVGKADFTGRVRIRTS from the coding sequence ATGCCGCTTTCGCTTCATGCAGCCTATGTTCCCAGCGCCCTGCAAATGCTCGGCACCGCTACGAAGTTGGTTGAGACGGCCAAAAACTGGTCGGCGGACAATAACATGTCCGAACGCGAAATGATCAGCGCGCGCCTGTACGAGGACATGTTGCCATTCAGCTATCAGGTAAAATGTGTGGCCGAGCACACCCAGGGTTCAGTTGAAGGCGTGCGCGCTGGCGTATATTCGCCCGACCTCAATCCGCCGCCAGCCACATTTGATGCGCTGCGCGAAAAATTGGCAGGCGCAACACAGTTCCTGCAAGGACTGGATAAGGCTGAGCTGGAAAGCTTTATTGACCAGCCTATGCGATTTGAATTCAAGGACCGGAAACTGAACTTTACCGCCGATCAGTTCCTCCTCAGCTTCAGCCAACCCAATTACTATTTTCACTGCTCGACCGCGTACGGTATCATGCGTTCGCTGGGTGTGCCTGTCGGCAAGGCCGATTTCACCGGCCGGGTGCGGATCAGGACTTCCTGA
- the pnp gene encoding polyribonucleotide nucleotidyltransferase: protein MFDKKTVSTQWGGKTLTLETGQIARQADGAVLATYGETVVLCAVTAAKSVREGQDFFPLTVHYQEKFSSAGRIPGGFFKREGRATEKETLTSRLIDRPVRPLFPEGFYNEINVICQVLSYDGETEPDIVAMVAASAALTISGLPFMGPIGAARVGFTNGEYVLNPSPADALGEDGRLDLVVAATNDAVMMVESEAKELTEEEMLGAIMFAHDECRNVIGAIIDLAEQAAKEPWDIDTSDDTSAIKEKLRGIVGDDIAAAYKLTDKSQRSDALNAARAKAKEAYAEEDGQTQMTANKAVKKLEAEIVRGAILKDGQRIDGRKTNEVRPIEAMVGLLPRTHGSALFTRGETQAICTTTLGTKDAEQMIDGLEGLSYNPFMLHYNFPPYSVGEVGRFGFTSRRETGHGKLAWRALHPVLPNHEDFPYTIRILSDITESNGSSSMATVCGGCLSMMDAGVPIERPVSGIAMGLILEGEDFTVLSDILGDEDHLGDMDFKVAGSEAGITSLQMDIKVAGITKEIMQTAMEQAKEGRAHILGEMTKALGNARTEVSEHAPRIETIQIDKSKIRDIIGTGGKVIREIVAETGAKVDIDDEGIIKISSSDSSQIEAAKKWIEGIVEEAEVGKVYDGKVVNIVDFGAFVNFMGGKDGLVHVSEMKNERVEKPTDVVSEGQEVKVKVLEIDQRGKVRLSMRVVDQETGEELEDTRPPREPRSGGGGRGGSGGGDRRPRGGGGGGGDRGGRGGGNRGGGNRDGGNRDGGGIDGGGAAQMPDFLKD, encoded by the coding sequence ATGTTCGACAAGAAAACCGTATCGACCCAGTGGGGCGGCAAGACCCTCACTCTCGAAACCGGGCAGATTGCCCGCCAAGCCGATGGCGCCGTTTTGGCGACATATGGCGAAACCGTGGTGCTGTGCGCTGTGACCGCTGCAAAGTCGGTCCGCGAAGGGCAGGATTTCTTCCCGCTCACCGTGCACTACCAGGAAAAATTCTCTTCCGCCGGCCGTATTCCCGGCGGGTTCTTCAAGCGTGAAGGCCGCGCGACCGAGAAGGAAACGCTGACAAGCCGCCTGATCGATCGCCCCGTGCGTCCGCTCTTCCCTGAAGGTTTCTACAACGAAATCAACGTGATCTGCCAGGTGCTGTCCTATGACGGCGAAACCGAGCCGGACATTGTGGCCATGGTCGCAGCATCCGCTGCCCTGACCATCTCCGGTCTGCCGTTCATGGGCCCGATCGGCGCGGCGCGCGTCGGATTTACCAACGGCGAATACGTCCTCAACCCTTCGCCTGCCGACGCGCTGGGCGAAGACGGCCGCCTCGACCTGGTCGTGGCTGCTACCAACGACGCCGTGATGATGGTGGAATCGGAAGCCAAGGAGCTGACCGAGGAAGAAATGCTGGGCGCGATCATGTTTGCCCATGACGAATGCCGCAATGTCATCGGTGCGATCATCGATCTGGCCGAGCAGGCTGCGAAAGAACCGTGGGACATCGATACGTCCGACGATACCTCCGCCATCAAGGAAAAGCTGCGCGGCATCGTCGGTGACGACATTGCCGCAGCCTACAAGCTGACCGACAAGTCGCAGCGTTCCGACGCGCTGAATGCAGCCCGTGCAAAGGCGAAGGAAGCCTATGCCGAGGAAGATGGCCAGACGCAGATGACCGCGAACAAGGCGGTGAAGAAGCTGGAAGCCGAAATCGTACGCGGTGCCATCCTCAAGGACGGCCAGCGGATCGACGGCCGCAAGACCAACGAAGTGCGCCCGATCGAGGCGATGGTCGGCTTGCTGCCCCGCACGCACGGTTCGGCGCTGTTTACGCGCGGTGAAACGCAGGCGATCTGCACCACCACGCTGGGCACGAAGGACGCAGAACAGATGATCGATGGGCTGGAAGGCCTTTCGTACAACCCCTTCATGCTGCACTACAACTTCCCGCCATACTCGGTCGGCGAAGTGGGCCGCTTCGGCTTCACCAGCCGCCGCGAAACGGGTCACGGCAAGCTAGCATGGCGCGCGCTGCACCCGGTGCTGCCGAACCACGAAGACTTCCCTTACACCATCCGCATCCTGTCCGACATTACGGAGAGCAACGGCTCGTCCTCGATGGCGACGGTCTGCGGCGGCTGCCTTTCCATGATGGACGCCGGTGTGCCGATCGAACGTCCGGTTTCCGGCATCGCGATGGGCCTCATTCTGGAAGGCGAGGACTTCACGGTTCTGTCCGACATTCTGGGCGACGAAGATCACCTCGGCGACATGGACTTCAAGGTTGCTGGGTCCGAGGCGGGCATCACCAGCCTGCAGATGGACATCAAGGTGGCCGGGATCACCAAGGAAATCATGCAGACCGCGATGGAGCAGGCCAAGGAAGGCCGCGCGCACATCCTGGGCGAAATGACCAAGGCGCTAGGCAACGCCCGCACCGAAGTCAGCGAGCATGCCCCGCGCATTGAGACGATCCAGATCGACAAGTCCAAGATCCGCGACATCATCGGCACCGGCGGCAAGGTCATCCGCGAAATCGTGGCCGAAACCGGCGCCAAGGTGGATATTGACGACGAGGGCATCATCAAGATTTCCTCCAGCGACAGCAGCCAGATCGAAGCCGCGAAAAAGTGGATCGAAGGCATCGTGGAAGAAGCCGAAGTCGGCAAGGTCTATGACGGCAAGGTCGTCAACATCGTGGACTTCGGCGCATTCGTGAACTTCATGGGCGGCAAGGACGGTCTCGTCCATGTCAGCGAAATGAAAAACGAGCGCGTGGAAAAACCGACCGACGTCGTGTCCGAAGGCCAGGAAGTTAAGGTCAAGGTTCTGGAAATCGACCAGCGCGGCAAGGTTCGTCTGTCCATGCGCGTCGTCGATCAGGAAACCGGTGAAGAGCTGGAAGATACCCGCCCTCCGCGTGAACCTCGCTCCGGCGGCGGTGGTCGCGGCGGAAGCGGCGGCGGTGATCGTCGTCCGCGCGGCGGCGGTGGCGGCGGCGGTGACCGTGGCGGTCGCGGAGGCGGCAATCGCGGCGGTGGCAACCGCGATGGCGGTAATCGCGACGGCGGCGGCATTGACGGGGGCGGTGCAGCGCAGATGCCCGACTTTCTGAAGGACTGA
- a CDS encoding site-2 protease family protein has translation MSETLILVLLLVPSLIVAIVFHEVAHGWVALMLGDPTAKERKRLSLNPIRHVDPVGTLVVPGALALMGGPIFGWAKPVPVRQRRLNNPRFGMMAVAAAGPATNLLLALVGAVALGGYLAGGPYAEGSAMVVLRDGLTYFILINIFLALFNLLPIPPFDGSHIVEGLLPPSVARHYGKLRPLGMVLLLGLIALTWIAPELGVVERFVLPPVLWLQEVYFDLARSIAGQ, from the coding sequence ATGTCCGAAACTCTCATACTCGTTCTGCTCCTCGTGCCGAGCCTGATCGTCGCGATCGTCTTTCACGAGGTGGCGCATGGCTGGGTCGCGCTCATGCTGGGCGATCCCACCGCAAAGGAGAGGAAGCGGCTTTCGCTCAATCCCATCCGCCATGTCGATCCGGTCGGCACGCTGGTGGTGCCGGGCGCGCTGGCACTGATGGGTGGTCCAATCTTCGGTTGGGCAAAGCCTGTCCCGGTGCGCCAGCGTCGGCTCAATAATCCGCGCTTCGGCATGATGGCGGTGGCTGCGGCCGGGCCTGCCACGAACCTGCTGCTCGCCTTGGTGGGCGCGGTGGCGCTCGGTGGGTATCTAGCAGGCGGACCATATGCGGAAGGTAGCGCGATGGTCGTGCTGCGCGATGGGCTGACCTATTTTATCCTGATCAATATCTTCCTTGCGCTGTTCAACCTGCTCCCGATCCCGCCATTCGATGGATCACATATCGTGGAAGGGCTGCTGCCCCCGTCGGTGGCGAGACATTATGGCAAGTTGCGGCCGCTCGGTATGGTGCTGCTGCTCGGCCTTATTGCGCTGACGTGGATCGCCCCGGAATTGGGAGTGGTTGAACGGTTCGTATTGCCCCCGGTGCTGTGGTTGCAGGAAGTGTATTTCGACCTTGCCCGCTCGATCGCCGGTCAATGA